A single Desulfofalx alkaliphila DSM 12257 DNA region contains:
- the aroF gene encoding 3-deoxy-7-phosphoheptulonate synthase gives MIVVMSHLADQRDIDSVINKLKNFGFQVHLSQGVERTIIGAVGDRTQLLDVGIEAMPGVEKLVPIMRPYKLASRVFKEEDTVVQLGNGVAVGGGNLTVMAGPCAVESKEQLFQVAKEAKEAGAAVLRGGAYKPRTSPYSFQGLEEEGLKLLAEARELTGMPVVTEVMDVNTLPLVCEYADVLQIGARNMQNFFLLREVAKTDKPVLLKRSPAGTIEEWLMAAEYILAGGNPKVILCERGIKTFETFTRNTLDLTAVPVVKYLSHLPVVVDPSHAIGNWRFVQDMSRAAVAAGADGLLIEVHPNPAEALCDGPQSLTPDNFTALMQELKRIAPAMGKSIN, from the coding sequence ATGATTGTTGTGATGAGCCATCTTGCTGATCAAAGGGATATTGATTCAGTGATAAATAAATTAAAGAATTTCGGTTTTCAAGTACACCTGTCCCAAGGGGTTGAACGCACCATCATTGGGGCGGTGGGTGATCGAACCCAATTGCTTGATGTGGGAATAGAGGCTATGCCCGGGGTAGAGAAGTTGGTGCCCATTATGCGTCCCTACAAATTGGCATCACGGGTCTTTAAAGAAGAGGATACTGTGGTTCAGTTGGGCAATGGGGTAGCCGTGGGGGGCGGTAATTTAACTGTAATGGCAGGGCCCTGTGCAGTGGAGAGTAAAGAGCAGTTATTTCAAGTGGCTAAAGAGGCCAAGGAGGCCGGGGCTGCCGTGCTCCGGGGCGGTGCTTACAAGCCCCGCACTTCACCTTACTCATTCCAAGGACTGGAAGAGGAGGGGCTGAAGCTGTTGGCCGAGGCCAGGGAACTCACCGGTATGCCGGTGGTTACCGAAGTAATGGATGTTAACACGCTGCCGCTGGTCTGTGAGTATGCCGATGTGCTGCAAATCGGTGCCCGCAACATGCAAAACTTCTTCTTGCTGCGGGAAGTGGCAAAAACAGATAAACCTGTGCTGCTAAAACGATCCCCCGCCGGTACCATAGAAGAATGGCTGATGGCAGCGGAATATATTTTAGCCGGGGGAAATCCCAAGGTAATACTGTGTGAGCGGGGTATAAAAACCTTTGAAACCTTTACCCGCAACACCTTAGATTTGACGGCGGTGCCGGTGGTAAAATACCTTTCGCACCTGCCGGTGGTAGTGGATCCCAGCCATGCCATTGGCAATTGGCGTTTTGTGCAGGACATGTCCCGGGCTGCCGTGGCGGCAGGGGCCGATGGACTATTAATTGAGGTGCATCCCAATCCGGCCGAAGCCCTGTGCGACGGCCCCCAATCACTGACACCTGACAATTTTACTGCCTTGATGCAAGAGCTAAAGAGGATTGCACCGGCCATGGGTAAAAGTATAAATTAG